The following proteins are co-located in the Limanda limanda chromosome 5, fLimLim1.1, whole genome shotgun sequence genome:
- the atad1a gene encoding outer mitochondrial transmembrane helix translocase, with protein sequence MPFKDLPREALLRPLSRNEVVGMLLRLTIFGAATYYSIKWVLDAMDPTSKQKSQAKKRAEQLMKRIGVEGVKLTDYEMNIASQLVDPQTMKVSWRDIAGLDEVINELQDTVILPFQKRHLLARSKLFQPPKGVLLFGPPGCGKTMIAKATAKASGCKFINLQASTLTDMWYGESQKLTAAVFSLAAKIHPCIIFIDEIESFLRNRSSLDHEATAMMKAQFMSLWDGLDTSSTTQVMVMGATNRPQDVDPAILRRMPTTFHVGLPNPRQRQDILRLILAGENLSNAINLKEIAERTDGYSGSDLRELCRDAAMYRVRDYVRKEQMRQIAQQPQEYEEDEEENLLDEERLRPVTQLDLLFGLDKMKESKQATVFMLPSAQDVPLD encoded by the exons ATGCCGTTCAAAGATCTCCCCCGAGAGGCCCTGCTGCGGCCCCTGTCCCGGAATGAGGTGGTGggcatgttgctgaggttgACCATCTTTGGTGCAGCCACGTACTACAGCATCAAATGGGTTCTAGACGCCATGGATCCTACTTCCAAACAGAAAAGCCAAGCCAAGAAAAGG GCAGAGCAGTTGATGAAGAGGATTGGTGTGGAGGGGGTAAAACTAACAGACTATGAGATGAACATTGCATCTCAACTAGTCGATCCACAAACTATGAAG GTGTCCTGGAGAGACATCGCTGGTCTGGATGAGGTTATCAATGAGCTGCAGGACACTGTCATCCTTCCCTTTCAGAAACGACACCTCTTAGCTCGATCCAAACTCTTCCAGCCTCCTAAAG GAGTTTTATTATTTGGTCCTCCCGGATGTGGAAAGACCATGATCGCCAAGGCAACAGCCAAAGCTTCAGGGTGCAAGTTTATCAACCTTCAGGCCTCCACACTGACGGACATGTGGTACGGCGAATCACAGAAGTTGactgctgctgtgttctcatTGGCTGCCAAAATCCATCCATGTATCATCTTCATTGATGAAATCG AGTCCTTTCTCAGGAATCGCTCCAGCCTCGACCATGAGGCCACAGCCATGATGAAAGCTCAATTCATGAGCCTGTGGGATGGTCTGGACACATCCTCAACCACCCAG GTGATGGTGATGGGAGCGACCAACAGGCCACAGGATGTGGATCCAGCCATTCTGCGCAGGATGCCCACCACTTTTCATGTTGGTCTCCCG AACCCAAGACAAAGGCAGGACATCCTGAGGCTGATTTTAGCAGGAGAAAAC TTGAGCAACGCCATTAATCTGAAGGAGATTGCAGAGAGGACAGACGGCTACTCCGGCAGCGACCTGCGGGAGCTGTGCCGCGACGCTGCCATGTACCGGGTGCGGGACTACGTCCGCAAGGAGCAGATGAGGCAGATTGCTCAGCAGCCACAGGAGtacgaggaggatgaggaggaaaa TCTTCTGGATGAGGAGAGGTTGCGACCGGTCACCCAGCTGGACCTCCTCTTCGGCCTGGACAAGATGAAGGAGTCTAAGCAGGCCACAGTCTTCATGTTACCCAGCGCTCAGGACGTTCCCCTGGACTAA